A part of Anas acuta chromosome 26, bAnaAcu1.1, whole genome shotgun sequence genomic DNA contains:
- the MAP2K2 gene encoding dual specificity mitogen-activated protein kinase kinase 2 isoform X2: protein MPAKRKPLLPALTITPSATEGPGPAGSAEANLVDLQKKLEELELDEQQKKRLEAFLTQKAKVGELKDDDFERISELGAGNGGVVTKVQHKPSGLVMARKLIHLEIKPAIRNQIIRELQVLHECNSPYIVGFYGAFYSDGEISICMEHMDGGSLDQVLKEAKRIPEEILGKVSIAVLRGLAYLREKHQIMHRDVKPSNILVNSRGEIKLCDFGVSGQLIDSMANSFVGTRSYMSPERLQGTHYSVQSDIWSMGLSLVELSIGRYPIPPPDSKELEAIFGRPVVDGAEGEPHSISPRARPPGRPVSGHGMDSRPAMAIFELLDYIVNEPPPKLPNGVFTQDFQEFVNKCLIKNPAERADLKMLMNHTFIKRSEVEEVDFAGWLCKTLRLNQPSTPTRAAM from the exons ATGCCGGCCAAGAGGAAGCCGCTGCTGCCCGCCCTCACCATCACCCCCAGCGCCACCGAGGGGCCCGGGCCCGCCGGCTCCGCAGA ggCCAACCTGGTGGACCTCCAGAagaagctggaggagctggagctggacgAGCAGCAGAAGAAGCGGCTGGAAGCCTTCCTGACGCAGAAAGCCAAGGTGGGCGAGCTGAAGGATGACGACTTCGAGCGCATCTCCGAGCTGGGCGCCGGCAACGGCGGCGTGGTCACCAAGGTGCAGCACAAACCCTCCGGGCTCGTCATGGCACGCAAG CTGATTCATTTAGAAATCAAACCAGCCATCAGGAATCAGATTATCcgggagctgcaggtgctgcacgAGTGTAACTCCCCGTACATCGTGGGGTTCTACGGAGCCTTCTACAGCGACGGAGAGATTTCCATCTGCATGGAGCACATG gatGGTGGCTCTCTGGATCAGGTGTtgaaagaagccaaaagaatTCCCGAGGAGATCCTGGGGAAAGTCAGTATAGCG GTTCTGAGAGGTTTGGCGTATCTGAGAGAGAAGCACCAAAtcatgcacagag ATGTGAAGCCTTCTAACATCCTGGTTAACTCTCGAGGAGAGATTAAGCTGTGTGATTTCGGGGTCAGTGGTCAGCTCATTGACTCCATGGCAAACTCTTTTGTGGGAACTCGGTCCTACATGTCT CCCGAGCGGTTGCAGGGCACCCATTACTCGGTGCAGTCCGACATCTGGAGCATGGGCCTGTCGCTAGTGGAGCTGTCTATCGGAAGGTACCCAATCCCCCCGCCAGACTCCAAGGAACTGGAAGCAATATTTGGCCGTCCTGTGGTGGACGGGGCAGAGGGAGAGCCTCACAGCATCTCGCCGCGGGCCAGGCCCCCAGGACGCCCCGTCAGTG GCCACGGGATGGACAGCCGGCCTGCCATGGCCATCTTTGAACTGCTGGACTATATAGTTAACGAG cCGCCTCCCAAGCTACCGAATGGAGTTTTCACGCAAGATTTCCAGGAGTTTGTAAATAAATG CTTAATTAAGAATCCAGCAGAACGGGCAGATTTGAAGATGCTGATG AATCACACCTTCATCAAGCGCTCcgaggtggaggaggtggatTTCGCCGGCTGGCTCTGCAAAACGCTGAGGTTGAACCAGCCCAGCACGCCCACCCGCGCTGCCATGTGA
- the MAP2K2 gene encoding dual specificity mitogen-activated protein kinase kinase 2 isoform X1, which yields MPAKRKPLLPALTITPSATEGPGPAGSAEANLVDLQKKLEELELDEQQKKRLEAFLTQKAKVGELKDDDFERISELGAGNGGVVTKVQHKPSGLVMARKLIHLEIKPAIRNQIIRELQVLHECNSPYIVGFYGAFYSDGEISICMEHMDGGSLDQVLKEAKRIPEEILGKVSIAVLRGLAYLREKHQIMHRDVKPSNILVNSRGEIKLCDFGVSGQLIDSMANSFVGTRSYMSPERLQGTHYSVQSDIWSMGLSLVELSIGRYPIPPPDSKELEAIFGRPVVDGAEGEPHSISPRARPPGRPVSGHGMDSRPAMAIFELLDYIVNEPPPKLPNGVFTQDFQEFVNKCLIKNPAERADLKMLMAAMLSARGACCPSPAEPRMGTRWLQHRPVSAKNHTFIKRSEVEEVDFAGWLCKTLRLNQPSTPTRAAM from the exons ATGCCGGCCAAGAGGAAGCCGCTGCTGCCCGCCCTCACCATCACCCCCAGCGCCACCGAGGGGCCCGGGCCCGCCGGCTCCGCAGA ggCCAACCTGGTGGACCTCCAGAagaagctggaggagctggagctggacgAGCAGCAGAAGAAGCGGCTGGAAGCCTTCCTGACGCAGAAAGCCAAGGTGGGCGAGCTGAAGGATGACGACTTCGAGCGCATCTCCGAGCTGGGCGCCGGCAACGGCGGCGTGGTCACCAAGGTGCAGCACAAACCCTCCGGGCTCGTCATGGCACGCAAG CTGATTCATTTAGAAATCAAACCAGCCATCAGGAATCAGATTATCcgggagctgcaggtgctgcacgAGTGTAACTCCCCGTACATCGTGGGGTTCTACGGAGCCTTCTACAGCGACGGAGAGATTTCCATCTGCATGGAGCACATG gatGGTGGCTCTCTGGATCAGGTGTtgaaagaagccaaaagaatTCCCGAGGAGATCCTGGGGAAAGTCAGTATAGCG GTTCTGAGAGGTTTGGCGTATCTGAGAGAGAAGCACCAAAtcatgcacagag ATGTGAAGCCTTCTAACATCCTGGTTAACTCTCGAGGAGAGATTAAGCTGTGTGATTTCGGGGTCAGTGGTCAGCTCATTGACTCCATGGCAAACTCTTTTGTGGGAACTCGGTCCTACATGTCT CCCGAGCGGTTGCAGGGCACCCATTACTCGGTGCAGTCCGACATCTGGAGCATGGGCCTGTCGCTAGTGGAGCTGTCTATCGGAAGGTACCCAATCCCCCCGCCAGACTCCAAGGAACTGGAAGCAATATTTGGCCGTCCTGTGGTGGACGGGGCAGAGGGAGAGCCTCACAGCATCTCGCCGCGGGCCAGGCCCCCAGGACGCCCCGTCAGTG GCCACGGGATGGACAGCCGGCCTGCCATGGCCATCTTTGAACTGCTGGACTATATAGTTAACGAG cCGCCTCCCAAGCTACCGAATGGAGTTTTCACGCAAGATTTCCAGGAGTTTGTAAATAAATG CTTAATTAAGAATCCAGCAGAACGGGCAGATTTGAAGATGCTGATG GCAGCGATGTTATCAGCCCGTGGAGCCTGCTGCCCCTCCCCAGCGGAGCCCAGGATGGGAACCCGATGGCTCCAGCACCGCCCCGTGTCTGCCAAG AATCACACCTTCATCAAGCGCTCcgaggtggaggaggtggatTTCGCCGGCTGGCTCTGCAAAACGCTGAGGTTGAACCAGCCCAGCACGCCCACCCGCGCTGCCATGTGA